One window of Erwinia aphidicola genomic DNA carries:
- the menB gene encoding 1,4-dihydroxy-2-naphthoyl-CoA synthase translates to MIYPDESLLTAPVEWHDCAADYRDIRYHKSSDGIAKITLNRPEVRNAFRPLTISEIQQALDNARRDPAVGVIILTGEGELAFCAGGDQKIRGDYGGYQDDAGVHHLNVLDLQRQIRTCPKPVVAMVAGYAVGGGHVLHMMCDLTIAADNAQFGQTGPKVGSFDGGWGAAYMARIVGQKRAREIWFLCRMYSAPQALAMGLVNTVVPLAQLEQETVRWCREMLQNSPMALRCLKAALNADCDGQAGLQELAGNATMLFYMTEEGQEGRNAFNEKRSPDFSHFRRNP, encoded by the coding sequence ATGATCTACCCCGATGAAAGCCTGCTGACGGCACCCGTCGAATGGCACGACTGCGCAGCGGACTACCGCGATATCCGCTATCACAAGTCGAGCGACGGCATAGCAAAAATTACCCTTAACCGCCCGGAGGTGCGCAACGCTTTTCGCCCGTTGACCATTAGCGAAATTCAGCAGGCGCTGGATAACGCGCGGCGCGACCCGGCGGTCGGCGTGATTATCCTCACCGGCGAGGGCGAACTGGCGTTTTGCGCGGGCGGCGATCAGAAAATCCGCGGCGATTACGGCGGTTATCAGGATGATGCCGGGGTGCATCACCTCAACGTGCTCGACCTGCAGCGCCAGATCCGCACCTGCCCGAAGCCGGTGGTGGCAATGGTAGCCGGCTATGCCGTCGGCGGGGGGCACGTACTGCATATGATGTGCGATCTGACTATCGCAGCGGATAACGCACAGTTTGGTCAGACCGGCCCGAAGGTCGGTTCATTCGACGGCGGCTGGGGCGCAGCCTATATGGCGCGCATTGTCGGGCAGAAGAGAGCGCGGGAAATCTGGTTCCTGTGCCGCATGTACAGCGCACCGCAGGCACTGGCGATGGGGCTGGTGAACACCGTCGTCCCGCTGGCGCAGCTGGAGCAGGAAACCGTGCGCTGGTGCCGCGAAATGTTGCAGAACAGCCCGATGGCGCTGCGCTGCCTGAAAGCGGCGCTCAATGCCGATTGTGACGGCCAGGCCGGGCTGCAGGAGCTGGCGGGCAACGCCACCATGCTGTTCTACATGACCGAAGAGGGGCAGGAGGGGCGCAACGCCTTCAATGAAAAACGCTCGCCCGATTTCAGCCACTTCCGGCGCAATCCCTGA